One segment of Pristis pectinata isolate sPriPec2 chromosome 3, sPriPec2.1.pri, whole genome shotgun sequence DNA contains the following:
- the LOC127568847 gene encoding zinc finger protein 239-like — MQSPSTYEAGVNLAMFPEDHAKDEDFKCSHCAKTFKELSSFTAHERSHKDDNPLKCKVCDKVFMHLSSLLKHHRIHTGERPFKCEVCGRAFSVSSSLLQHQRIHTGEKPFQCNVCQKRFTESSSLRTHQHIHTGEKPFKCNECGKGYSRSSQLLIHQLTHTDEKPFQCTICLKGFIQFTHLTNHQRVHTGEKPFQCDLCQKRFVSFSSLASHQHIHTGMKPFKCEMCDKTFTQSSNLLKHRRIHTGEKPFKCEVCDKTFTVSSSLLKHQRIHTGEKPFKCDVCSKCFIDSSSLTRHQRIHTGVKPFKCEVCNKVFALSSSLLKHQYMHTR, encoded by the coding sequence ATGCAAAGTCCTTCAACTTATGAGGCTGGTGTGAACTTGGCCATGTTTCCAGAAGATCATGCAAAGGATGAAGATTTCAAGTGTTCTCATTGTGCAAAGACCTTCAAAGAATTATCCTCATTTACTGCTCATGAGCGGTCCCACAAAGACGATAACCCACTGAAATGTAAGGTATGTGATAAGGTCTTCATGCACTTGTCAAGTCTCCTAAAGCATCACCGCATACATACAGGTGAGAGGCCATTTAAGTGTGAGGTGTGTGGGAGAGCCTTCTCTGTTTCATCGAGCCTTTTACAACACCAACGCATCCATACAGGTGAAAAGCCCTTCCAGTGCAATGTCTGCCAGAAACGCTTCACCGAATCCTCTTCGCTCAGAACACACCAGCACATTCACACAGGCGAGAAGCCTTTCAAATGCAATGAGTGTGGTAAGGGCTACAGCAGGTCTTCACAGCTGCTAATCCATCAACTCACGCACACTGATGAGAAACCTTTTCAGTGCACCATTTGCCTGAAGGGTTTCATCCAGTTCACCCACCTGACCAATCACCAGCGGGTCCACACTGGTGAGAAGCCATTCCAGTGTGATCTCTGTCAGAAGCGTTTTGTTTCCTTCTCTTCACTTGCATCACACCAACACATCCACACGGGTATGAAGCCTTTCAAGTGTGAGATGTGTGACAAGACTTTCACGCAGTCGTCAAACCTCCTGAAGCACCGGCGCATCCACACTGGTGAGAAACCATTCAAGTGTGAGGTCTGTGACAAGACCTTCACCGTGTCCTCAAGTCTCCTGAAGCACCAACGCatccacaccggggagaagccttTCAAGTGTGATGTCTGCTCAAAATGCTTCATTGATTCCTCTTCACTGACCAGGCACCAGCGCATCCACACAGGTGTGAAACCATTCAAATGTGAGGTATGCAACAAGGTGTTCGCATTGTCATCAAGCCTCCTAAAACATCAGTACATGCATACCAGGTAG